From one Gemmatimonadota bacterium genomic stretch:
- a CDS encoding terminase family protein, whose product MPDDILPLVLEAEKRWGTPPFVRELFAQQLAFIADAGRAKAALCSRRAGKTYAACAYLLLAAFRNPGTVSAYIALTRASAKRLLWEELIRFDHRHSLGLTFNHSELTARLPNGSSIFLVGADDAATIERLRGGKYLLAIVDEAASFRPSVLESLVREILRPALIDLRGTLCLIGTPGAACVGLFHDATTDPASPFKLHHWTVLENPHVPHAREELDHERKANHWTEDHPIYRREWLGEWVRDSGSLVYQYEPTRNGTGVLGGGPARQTILGCDYGVVDATAFAIWAWEPHQQTCVLLECWGQTGLIPSEAARIVRELNAKWHFDRIVGDVGGLGKGFAEEARQRFAVPIMPAQKTNKRGYIELFNGDLKSGLIRVVADKCKQWVEEATICQWDEKREKEDPRFDNHCLDAALYGWRECKAFAEDADPSLEPEPSEEERLRRQHMERWERRKEADEQGVDWFSRRFW is encoded by the coding sequence ATGCCTGACGACATCCTCCCACTGGTGCTGGAGGCGGAGAAGCGGTGGGGCACGCCCCCCTTCGTGCGCGAGCTGTTTGCCCAGCAGCTCGCGTTCATCGCCGATGCGGGCAGGGCCAAAGCGGCGCTCTGCTCGCGTCGGGCGGGTAAGACGTACGCCGCGTGCGCTTACCTGCTGCTAGCCGCCTTCCGCAACCCTGGCACGGTGTCGGCGTACATCGCGCTGACCCGCGCATCGGCCAAGCGGCTGCTGTGGGAGGAGCTCATCCGCTTCGACCACCGGCACTCGCTCGGCCTCACCTTCAACCATTCCGAGCTCACTGCGAGGCTACCCAATGGATCAAGCATCTTCCTCGTTGGCGCTGATGATGCGGCTACCATCGAGCGGCTACGTGGAGGCAAGTACCTCCTGGCAATCGTGGACGAAGCCGCCAGCTTTAGGCCTTCGGTTCTTGAGAGTCTCGTACGAGAAATCCTGCGGCCAGCTCTCATCGACCTTCGAGGCACTCTATGCCTTATTGGGACGCCAGGGGCTGCCTGTGTTGGGCTGTTCCATGACGCTACTACCGACCCAGCCAGCCCCTTCAAGCTCCACCATTGGACGGTGCTGGAAAACCCTCACGTACCCCACGCCCGAGAGGAGCTAGACCATGAGCGCAAAGCGAACCATTGGACCGAGGACCACCCGATCTACCGCAGGGAATGGCTCGGTGAATGGGTACGTGACAGTGGGTCGCTGGTCTATCAATATGAGCCGACTCGAAACGGCACTGGAGTTCTGGGCGGCGGGCCTGCTCGACAGACCATCCTTGGGTGCGATTATGGTGTGGTCGACGCAACCGCTTTTGCCATCTGGGCGTGGGAGCCGCACCAGCAAACGTGCGTCCTCCTCGAATGCTGGGGCCAAACGGGCCTCATCCCCTCGGAAGCGGCGCGCATCGTCCGCGAGCTAAACGCCAAGTGGCACTTCGACCGCATCGTCGGCGACGTCGGGGGGCTCGGCAAGGGCTTCGCCGAGGAGGCTCGCCAGCGGTTCGCGGTGCCCATCATGCCCGCGCAGAAGACCAACAAGCGTGGCTACATCGAGCTGTTCAACGGCGACCTCAAGTCGGGGCTCATCCGCGTAGTGGCCGACAAGTGCAAGCAATGGGTCGAGGAGGCGACCATCTGCCAGTGGGACGAGAAGCGCGAGAAGGAGGACCCGCGGTTCGATAACCACTGCCTCGACGCCGCCCTCTACGGCTGGCGCGAGTGCAAGGCGTTCGCTGAGGATGCCGACCCGAGCCTGGAGCCGGAGCCAAGTGAAGAGGAGCGCCTACGCCGGCAGCACATGGAGCGCTGGGAGCGCCGCAAAGAGGCCGACGAGCAGGGAGTGGACTGGTTCAGCCGGCGCTTTTGGTAG